The following proteins are co-located in the Streptomyces sp. NBC_01198 genome:
- a CDS encoding glutamate ABC transporter substrate-binding protein: MGGHRRGWGGVAGMAVACTLAVLGALVPLRDAPAPVPAANPGQPARADYAATHDASGDCSGPVLSLDPNGGTSDGAAVARIRKHGKLMVGVDQNSYLWGFRDPATGDFAGFDIDIVKAIAKDILGDENAVQYLTVPTADRIDAIKDHRVDMVVRTMTMNCQRAKDVAFSVAYFKAGQQILTLDGSPITGFDDSLAGRTVCTATGSTGDDELRKGSHGASVLYVANQLDCLVRLQLGLADAVFTDNALGAGQAAQDPTVHLVGKPVTVEPYGVAMNLSDTDLVRRVNRVLNTYRTDGSWQASYDHWLAADLPHMKPPAPQYK, translated from the coding sequence GTGGGTGGACATCGGCGCGGCTGGGGCGGAGTCGCGGGGATGGCGGTGGCCTGCACGCTGGCCGTCCTCGGCGCGCTCGTCCCGCTGCGGGACGCCCCGGCCCCGGTGCCCGCGGCGAACCCCGGCCAGCCGGCCAGGGCGGACTACGCCGCGACGCACGACGCCTCCGGCGACTGCTCGGGGCCCGTGCTCAGCCTCGACCCGAACGGCGGCACCAGCGACGGCGCCGCCGTGGCCCGGATCAGGAAGCACGGCAAGCTGATGGTCGGAGTGGACCAGAACAGCTACCTGTGGGGCTTCCGCGACCCGGCCACCGGCGACTTCGCCGGTTTCGACATCGACATCGTCAAGGCCATCGCCAAGGACATCCTGGGCGACGAGAACGCGGTGCAGTACCTGACGGTGCCCACCGCCGACCGGATCGACGCGATCAAGGACCACCGGGTCGACATGGTGGTCCGCACCATGACCATGAACTGCCAGCGGGCCAAGGACGTCGCCTTCTCCGTCGCCTACTTCAAGGCCGGCCAGCAGATCCTGACCCTGGACGGCTCCCCGATCACCGGCTTCGACGACTCGCTGGCCGGCAGGACGGTCTGCACCGCGACCGGTTCGACCGGCGACGACGAACTCAGGAAGGGCTCGCACGGGGCCTCCGTGCTGTACGTCGCCAACCAGCTCGACTGCCTGGTGCGGCTGCAACTGGGCCTCGCCGACGCCGTCTTCACCGACAACGCGCTCGGCGCGGGACAGGCCGCCCAGGACCCGACGGTGCACCTGGTGGGGAAGCCCGTCACCGTGGAGCCGTACGGTGTGGCCATGAACCTGTCCGACACCGACCTGGTGCGGCGGGTCAACAGAGTGCTCAACACCTATCGCACCGACGGTTCGTGGCAGGCGTCGTACGACCACTGGCTGGCGGCCGACCTTCCGCACATGAAGCCGCCGGCGCCGCAGTACAAATAG
- a CDS encoding N-acetylglucosamine kinase, whose translation MLAIDAGNSKTDVALVAADGRVLGAARGGGFQPPVVGVGPATAAVAEIVARAVADAGLAAREGGGEDGRPLTAYTSACLANADLPIEEQRLEAALHAYGWAHTTRVANDTFAILRAGVDEPRGVAVVCGAGINCVGMLPDGRTARFPAIGKISGDWGGGSGLADEALWYAARAEDGRGEPTELARTLPGHFGLASMYALIEALHLETLPAERKYELTPVLFATSDAGDPVARTILARQAEEITALAVVALGRLDLLDEEADVVLGGGVMAARNPYLMDALAERLTARAPKARTKVVTAPPVLGAALLGLDQLAAPPQAHATLRAHYG comes from the coding sequence GTGCTCGCCATCGACGCGGGCAACAGCAAGACCGACGTGGCGCTCGTCGCCGCCGACGGGCGGGTGCTCGGCGCCGCCCGCGGCGGCGGGTTCCAGCCGCCGGTGGTGGGTGTCGGGCCCGCCACGGCGGCAGTGGCCGAGATCGTGGCCCGGGCGGTCGCGGACGCCGGACTCGCCGCCCGGGAGGGGGGCGGCGAGGACGGCAGACCGCTGACCGCGTACACCTCGGCATGCCTGGCCAACGCCGACCTGCCGATAGAGGAGCAGCGACTGGAGGCGGCCCTGCACGCCTACGGCTGGGCGCACACCACCCGGGTCGCCAACGACACCTTCGCGATCCTGCGGGCCGGCGTCGACGAGCCGCGCGGGGTGGCGGTGGTGTGCGGCGCCGGCATCAACTGCGTCGGCATGCTGCCCGACGGGCGCACCGCCAGATTCCCGGCGATCGGCAAGATCTCCGGGGACTGGGGCGGCGGCTCCGGGCTGGCCGACGAGGCGCTGTGGTACGCCGCCAGGGCCGAGGACGGCCGCGGCGAGCCCACCGAGCTGGCCCGTACGCTGCCCGGCCACTTCGGCCTCGCCTCGATGTACGCGCTGATCGAGGCGCTGCACCTGGAGACGCTGCCGGCCGAGCGGAAGTACGAGCTGACGCCGGTGCTCTTCGCGACCTCGGACGCCGGCGACCCGGTGGCCAGGACGATCCTGGCCCGGCAGGCCGAGGAGATCACGGCGCTGGCCGTGGTCGCGCTCGGCCGCCTCGACCTGCTCGACGAGGAGGCCGACGTGGTGCTCGGCGGCGGGGTGATGGCGGCCCGCAACCCGTATCTGATGGACGCCCTGGCCGAACGGCTCACCGCCCGCGCCCCCAAGGCGCGCACCAAGGTGGTGACCGCGCCACCGGTGCTCGGCGCGGCGCTGCTCGGCCTCGACCAGCTGGCCGCGCCGCCGCAGGCGCACGCCACGCTGCGGGCGCACTACGGCTGA
- a CDS encoding 6-phospho-beta-glucosidase, whose translation MKLAVVGGGSTYTPELIDGFARLRDSLPVEELALIDPDAHRLELVGGLARRIFAKQGHPGRIVTTSDLEAGVAGADAVLLQLRVGGQAARNQDETWPLECGCVGQETTGAGGLAKAMRTVPVVLDIAERVRRAAPDAWIIDFTNPVGIVTRALLQAGHKSVGLCNVAIGFQRRFAEKLGVAPEQVHLDHVGLNHLTWERGVRIGGPGGEDVLPRLLAEHGDSIAADLHLPRPVLDRLGVVPSYYLRYYYAHDEVVRELRTEPSRASQVAAMEKELLEMYGDPALDEKPALLAKRGGAFYSEAAVALASSLLRAAHVPAAGDVQVVNTYNNGTLPFLPDDAVIEVPAVVNGDGAQPLPVPPVEPLYAGLIANVTAYEDLALDAALRGGRDRVFTALLAHPLVGQYDLAEQLTDRLIAHNREHFAWA comes from the coding sequence ATGAAACTGGCAGTCGTGGGCGGCGGGTCCACGTACACCCCCGAGCTGATCGACGGGTTCGCGCGGCTGCGCGACAGCCTGCCCGTCGAGGAGCTCGCCCTGATCGACCCGGACGCGCACCGCCTTGAGCTGGTCGGCGGGCTGGCCCGGCGGATCTTCGCCAAGCAGGGCCACCCGGGCCGTATCGTCACCACCTCCGACCTGGAGGCGGGCGTGGCCGGGGCGGACGCGGTGCTGCTGCAGCTGCGGGTCGGCGGCCAGGCCGCTCGCAACCAGGACGAGACGTGGCCGCTGGAGTGCGGCTGCGTGGGCCAGGAGACCACCGGCGCGGGCGGCCTGGCGAAGGCGATGCGTACGGTCCCTGTGGTGCTCGACATCGCCGAGCGGGTCAGACGGGCCGCGCCGGACGCCTGGATCATCGACTTCACCAACCCGGTCGGCATCGTCACCCGGGCGCTGCTCCAGGCCGGGCACAAGAGCGTCGGGCTGTGCAACGTGGCGATCGGCTTCCAGCGCCGCTTCGCCGAGAAGCTCGGCGTGGCGCCCGAGCAGGTGCACCTGGACCATGTCGGGCTCAACCACCTGACCTGGGAGCGGGGGGTGCGCATCGGCGGCCCCGGCGGCGAGGACGTCCTGCCCAGGCTGCTCGCCGAGCACGGCGACTCGATCGCCGCGGACCTGCACCTGCCGCGCCCGGTCCTCGACCGGCTCGGCGTCGTCCCGTCGTACTACCTGCGCTACTACTACGCGCACGACGAGGTGGTGCGCGAGCTGCGGACGGAGCCCTCGCGGGCCTCGCAGGTCGCCGCCATGGAGAAGGAACTCCTGGAGATGTACGGCGATCCGGCCCTCGACGAGAAGCCGGCGCTGCTGGCCAAGCGCGGCGGTGCCTTCTACTCCGAGGCCGCGGTGGCGCTCGCCTCGTCGCTGCTGCGGGCGGCGCACGTCCCCGCGGCCGGGGACGTCCAGGTCGTCAACACCTACAACAACGGCACCCTGCCCTTCCTGCCGGACGACGCCGTGATCGAGGTGCCTGCCGTGGTCAACGGCGACGGCGCGCAGCCGCTGCCCGTGCCGCCGGTCGAGCCGCTCTACGCCGGGCTGATCGCGAACGTGACGGCCTATGAGGACCTGGCGCTGGACGCCGCCCTGCGCGGCGGCAGGGACCGGGTCTTCACCGCGCTGCTCGCCCACCCGCTGGTCGGGCAGTACGACCTCGCCGAGCAGCTGACCGACCGTCTCATCGCGCACAACCGGGAGCACTTCGCGTGGGCCTGA
- a CDS encoding carbohydrate ABC transporter permease, with product MTQATLTAPAAPVPERPLDVRARRTARRKARLHWIAVHSLGLAAAAFFVLPFVFVLLTAVMSDNQALTRDLWPNSWQWSNFRTVWDTPGFLTWWRNTLVYAVSGTVLTVVSSLPVAYALAKFRFRGRNLIMVLVISTMMLPPQVIIIPMYLFWTKQLGMDGTLWPLIIPMAFGDAFTIFLLRQFLLTIPKEYTEAARVDGCGELRTLVTVIVPMIRPAIAAVALFQFFYCWNDYFGPQIYASSNPAAWTLSYGLESFKGAHHTNWNLTMAATVLVMAPVIVVFFFAQKAFIEGVTLTGVKG from the coding sequence ATGACCCAAGCGACTCTGACCGCCCCCGCCGCCCCTGTACCCGAGCGTCCCCTCGACGTGCGGGCCCGGCGTACCGCCCGCCGCAAGGCCCGGCTGCACTGGATCGCCGTGCACTCGCTCGGCCTGGCCGCCGCCGCGTTCTTCGTACTGCCCTTCGTCTTCGTCCTCCTCACCGCGGTGATGAGCGACAACCAGGCGCTCACCAGGGACCTGTGGCCGAACTCCTGGCAGTGGTCCAACTTCCGTACCGTGTGGGACACCCCGGGGTTCCTCACCTGGTGGCGCAACACCCTGGTCTACGCGGTGTCAGGCACCGTGCTGACCGTGGTGTCCTCGCTGCCGGTGGCCTACGCGCTCGCCAAGTTCCGCTTCCGCGGCCGCAACCTGATCATGGTGCTGGTGATCTCCACGATGATGCTGCCGCCCCAGGTGATCATCATCCCGATGTATCTGTTCTGGACCAAGCAGCTCGGCATGGACGGCACCCTGTGGCCGCTGATCATCCCGATGGCCTTCGGCGACGCCTTCACCATCTTCCTGCTGCGCCAGTTCCTGCTGACCATCCCCAAGGAGTACACCGAGGCCGCCCGGGTGGACGGCTGCGGTGAGCTGCGCACCCTGGTCACCGTGATCGTCCCGATGATCCGGCCGGCCATCGCCGCCGTGGCGCTGTTCCAGTTCTTCTACTGCTGGAACGACTACTTCGGTCCGCAGATCTACGCCAGTTCCAACCCGGCAGCCTGGACACTGAGTTACGGGCTTGAGTCCTTCAAGGGGGCCCATCACACCAACTGGAACCTGACCATGGCCGCGACCGTCCTGGTGATGGCGCCGGTGATCGTGGTGTTCTTCTTCGCGCAAAAGGCCTTCATCGAAGGCGTGACCCTGACGGGAGTCAAGGGATGA
- a CDS encoding carbohydrate ABC transporter permease, whose protein sequence is MSAAVHPLLRARRRKAALRNLAFLSPWIIGFSVFFAYPLLSTVYFSFMHYNGVNPPTWTGTKNWSYVFKDYPLFWPALRNTLWLVLVMVTLRVVFGLGVGLLITKIKTGAGLFRTAFYLPYLAPPVAATMAFVFLLNPGTGPVNHILGDIGIPTPGWFTDPHWSKPALTILAVWGIGDLMVIFMAALLDVPKEQYEAAELDGAGGWARFRYVTLPNISPIVMFAVVTGVIQTMQYYTQPLVAGKVASGIIGNSGQQFEPGYPDKSTLTLPQLVYERGFQRFDYGSACVIALVLFVLAMAFTALLMRRRNGFLSAED, encoded by the coding sequence ATGAGCGCCGCCGTCCACCCCCTGCTGAGGGCCAGACGCCGCAAGGCGGCGCTGCGCAACCTCGCCTTCCTGTCGCCGTGGATCATCGGCTTCAGCGTCTTCTTCGCCTACCCGCTGCTGTCCACCGTCTATTTCTCCTTCATGCACTACAACGGGGTGAACCCGCCGACCTGGACCGGTACGAAGAACTGGTCCTACGTCTTCAAGGACTACCCGCTGTTCTGGCCGGCGCTGCGCAACACGCTGTGGCTGGTCCTGGTGATGGTCACGCTCCGGGTCGTCTTCGGCCTGGGCGTGGGCCTGCTGATCACCAAGATCAAGACCGGTGCCGGCCTGTTCCGTACCGCGTTCTACCTGCCCTACCTGGCCCCGCCGGTCGCCGCGACGATGGCCTTCGTCTTCCTGCTCAACCCGGGCACCGGACCGGTCAACCACATCCTGGGCGACATCGGCATCCCCACCCCCGGGTGGTTCACCGACCCGCACTGGTCCAAGCCCGCGCTCACCATCCTGGCGGTGTGGGGCATCGGCGACCTGATGGTCATCTTCATGGCCGCACTCCTCGACGTGCCCAAGGAGCAGTACGAGGCCGCCGAGCTGGACGGCGCCGGAGGGTGGGCGCGGTTCCGGTACGTGACGCTGCCGAACATCTCGCCGATCGTGATGTTCGCGGTGGTCACCGGGGTCATCCAGACCATGCAGTACTACACGCAGCCGCTGGTGGCGGGAAAGGTCGCCTCCGGGATCATCGGCAACTCGGGCCAGCAGTTCGAGCCCGGCTACCCGGACAAGTCGACCCTGACCCTGCCGCAACTGGTCTACGAGCGCGGCTTCCAGCGCTTCGACTACGGCTCGGCGTGCGTCATCGCCCTGGTGCTCTTCGTGCTGGCGATGGCCTTCACGGCGCTGCTGATGCGCCGGCGCAACGGCTTCCTGTCGGCGGAGGACTGA
- a CDS encoding ABC transporter substrate-binding protein gives MSRIRKAAAAVAASAAITLLASACTGQSTTSADDDASKDVTITFWHGWSAPNELKAINDNVARFEKAHPNIHVKVQGNITDDKINQSLRAGGDKAPDVVSSFTTDNVGQFCSSGTFADLAPFLQKSKIDPAATFPKPMLEYTQFDGKRCSLPLLGDAYGLYYNKKEFAAAGISAPPKTLSEFKQDAVKLTKSAGGSYSQLGFMPDFHGYESTPGHFAAQWGVKYFDASGKSQIAKDPGFAAMFNWQQDMVKALGGFTQLEKYRAGFGDEFGAKNPLQTGQVAMGIDGEWRLGMAKDAGMNDLGVAPFPVPDDQASTYGKGYTTGTIIGIANTSTKKNAAWELVKFMTTDTDAVVSFANAIHNVPSTLAALKSPQLDQDPGFKTFIDIAQNPNSTTTPPSVNGGAYQVTLQDFGYAYESGKSKDLTTGLQGVDTQVDKDIAQAK, from the coding sequence GTGTCCCGTATACGTAAGGCAGCCGCCGCAGTGGCGGCGAGCGCCGCGATCACCCTGCTCGCGAGCGCGTGCACCGGCCAGAGCACCACCTCGGCCGACGACGACGCCAGCAAGGACGTCACCATCACCTTCTGGCACGGCTGGTCGGCGCCCAACGAGCTCAAGGCGATCAACGACAACGTCGCCAGGTTCGAGAAGGCGCACCCCAACATCCACGTCAAGGTGCAGGGCAACATCACCGACGACAAGATCAACCAGTCGCTGCGGGCCGGCGGCGACAAGGCCCCCGACGTCGTCTCCTCCTTCACCACCGACAACGTCGGCCAGTTCTGCTCCTCCGGCACCTTCGCCGACCTGGCGCCCTTCCTGCAGAAGTCGAAGATCGACCCGGCGGCGACCTTCCCCAAGCCGATGCTCGAATACACCCAGTTCGACGGCAAGCGGTGCTCGCTGCCGCTGCTGGGCGACGCGTACGGGCTGTACTACAACAAGAAGGAGTTCGCCGCGGCCGGCATCTCCGCGCCGCCGAAGACCCTCAGCGAGTTCAAGCAGGACGCCGTCAAGCTCACCAAGTCCGCCGGCGGCAGCTACTCGCAGCTCGGCTTCATGCCGGACTTCCACGGCTACGAGTCCACTCCCGGCCACTTCGCCGCCCAGTGGGGCGTGAAGTACTTCGACGCGAGCGGCAAGTCCCAGATCGCCAAGGACCCCGGTTTCGCCGCGATGTTCAACTGGCAGCAGGACATGGTCAAGGCGCTCGGCGGCTTCACCCAGCTGGAGAAGTACCGGGCCGGCTTCGGTGACGAGTTCGGCGCCAAGAACCCGCTGCAGACCGGCCAGGTCGCGATGGGCATCGACGGCGAGTGGCGGCTCGGCATGGCCAAGGACGCCGGCATGAACGACCTCGGCGTGGCGCCCTTCCCGGTGCCCGACGACCAGGCGAGCACCTACGGCAAGGGCTACACCACCGGCACCATCATCGGTATCGCCAACACCAGCACCAAGAAGAACGCCGCCTGGGAGCTGGTGAAGTTCATGACCACCGACACCGACGCGGTCGTCTCCTTCGCCAACGCGATCCACAACGTGCCCTCCACGCTGGCCGCGCTCAAGTCGCCGCAGCTCGACCAGGATCCGGGCTTCAAGACCTTCATCGACATCGCGCAGAACCCGAACAGCACCACCACCCCGCCGAGCGTCAACGGCGGCGCCTACCAGGTGACGCTGCAGGACTTCGGCTACGCCTACGAGTCGGGCAAGTCCAAGGACCTCACGACCGGACTGCAGGGCGTCGACACGCAGGTCGACAAGGACATCGCGCAGGCCAAGTGA
- a CDS encoding ROK family transcriptional regulator, whose translation MARMAGTPGTPRVLRAMNDRAALDLLLEHGTLSRTRIGKLTGLSKPTASQLLARLEAAGLVLATGTTAGRPGPNAQLYSVNPAAAHVAGLDVTTERIRAAVADITGRTVGSFRLPTPHHRAGSAVEQVVQAVDGAVKAAGLSRSDLHRAVIGTPGAFDPSTGRLRYASHLPGWHSPALLDELAAALPMPLEYDNDVNLAAIAEQRIGAARGHEDFVLLWNEEGIGAALMIGGRLHRGWTGGAGEVGFLPVPGTPLVRNVTRTNNGGFQELAGCTAVLRHARELGIDVPDAPVADAATSVLCQAAAAHDEESSGPQAELLARCATGMAVGLASVVAVLDPELIVLAGNVATAGGEPLRALIQTELAELAVPRPRLVLGTVEMHPVLSGALESALATTRDEVFDTSR comes from the coding sequence ATGGCGCGCATGGCTGGCACCCCTGGCACACCGCGCGTGTTGCGCGCCATGAACGACCGCGCCGCGCTCGACCTCCTGCTGGAGCACGGCACGCTCTCCCGGACCCGGATCGGCAAGCTCACCGGCCTGTCCAAGCCCACCGCCTCGCAGCTGCTGGCCCGCCTGGAGGCGGCCGGCCTCGTCCTGGCCACCGGCACCACGGCGGGCCGCCCGGGGCCGAACGCGCAGCTCTACTCGGTCAACCCGGCCGCCGCCCACGTCGCGGGCCTCGATGTGACCACGGAACGCATCAGGGCCGCGGTCGCCGACATCACCGGCCGTACCGTCGGCTCCTTCCGGCTGCCCACCCCGCACCACCGGGCCGGCAGCGCGGTCGAGCAGGTCGTCCAGGCCGTGGACGGGGCGGTGAAGGCCGCCGGACTCAGCCGCTCCGACCTGCACCGCGCCGTGATCGGCACCCCCGGCGCCTTCGACCCCAGCACCGGACGGCTGCGCTACGCCAGCCACCTGCCCGGCTGGCACTCCCCCGCACTGCTCGACGAGCTGGCCGCGGCACTGCCGATGCCGCTGGAGTACGACAACGACGTCAACCTCGCCGCGATCGCCGAGCAGCGGATCGGCGCGGCGCGTGGCCACGAGGACTTCGTCCTGCTGTGGAACGAGGAGGGCATCGGCGCCGCCCTGATGATCGGCGGCCGGCTGCACCGCGGCTGGACCGGCGGCGCCGGCGAGGTCGGCTTCCTGCCGGTGCCAGGCACCCCGCTGGTCCGCAACGTCACCAGGACCAACAACGGCGGCTTCCAGGAGCTGGCCGGCTGCACCGCCGTCCTGCGCCACGCACGGGAGCTGGGCATCGACGTCCCCGACGCCCCGGTCGCCGACGCCGCCACCTCGGTGCTGTGCCAGGCCGCCGCCGCCCACGACGAGGAGAGCAGCGGACCGCAGGCCGAACTGCTCGCCCGCTGCGCCACCGGCATGGCGGTGGGCCTGGCCTCCGTGGTGGCCGTGCTCGACCCCGAACTGATCGTGCTGGCCGGCAACGTCGCCACCGCGGGCGGCGAACCGCTGCGCGCCCTGATCCAGACCGAACTGGCGGAACTGGCCGTGCCCCGGCCCCGGCTGGTGCTCGGCACCGTGGAGATGCACCCCGTCCTCAGCGGCGCGCTGGAAAGCGCGCTCGCCACCACCCGCGACGAGGTGTTCGACACCTCGCGCTGA
- a CDS encoding mechanosensitive ion channel family protein yields the protein MSHTASQAGSWVDDNWADWLNAGLQIMLILVIAIVLRTVVRRTISRLIDRMNRGAEAAAATALGGLLVNAERRKQRSEAIGSVLRSVASFVILGTAALTILSVLRIDLAPLLASAGVAGVAIGFGARNLVTDFLSGVFMILEDQYGVGDVIDAGVASGTVVEVGLRVTKLRGDNGEIWYVRNGEVKRIGNLSQGWATAVVDVQVGSGEDLDRARAVVLETADAMTKEDPWDEFLWEPVQLLGLESVGAEFVVLQVQARTMPGQAAPVARELRWRIKRAFDREGIVISGGTPGATVTDPAAVAAEGAPVPDGAEENGPAPVQRATSVPPPAAGEQ from the coding sequence GTGTCCCACACCGCCTCCCAGGCAGGCAGCTGGGTGGACGACAATTGGGCCGACTGGCTGAATGCCGGACTCCAGATCATGCTGATCCTGGTGATCGCGATCGTGCTGCGCACGGTGGTGCGGCGCACGATCAGCCGGCTGATCGACCGGATGAACCGGGGCGCGGAGGCCGCGGCCGCCACCGCGCTGGGTGGGCTGCTGGTCAACGCCGAGCGGCGCAAGCAGCGCAGCGAGGCGATCGGCTCGGTGCTCAGGAGCGTGGCGTCCTTCGTCATCCTGGGCACGGCGGCGCTGACCATCCTGTCGGTGCTGCGGATCGACCTGGCACCGCTGCTGGCCAGCGCCGGCGTCGCGGGGGTCGCGATCGGCTTCGGTGCCCGCAACCTGGTGACGGACTTCCTGTCCGGCGTCTTCATGATCCTCGAGGACCAGTACGGCGTCGGCGACGTCATCGACGCCGGGGTCGCGTCCGGCACGGTGGTCGAGGTGGGCCTGCGGGTGACGAAGCTGCGCGGCGACAACGGCGAGATCTGGTACGTGCGCAACGGCGAGGTCAAGCGGATCGGCAACCTGAGCCAGGGCTGGGCGACGGCGGTGGTGGACGTCCAGGTGGGCAGCGGCGAGGACCTGGACCGGGCGCGTGCGGTGGTCCTGGAGACCGCGGACGCGATGACCAAGGAAGACCCGTGGGACGAGTTCCTGTGGGAGCCGGTGCAGCTGCTCGGCCTGGAGTCGGTCGGCGCCGAGTTCGTGGTGCTCCAGGTGCAGGCCAGGACGATGCCCGGGCAGGCCGCGCCGGTGGCGCGGGAGCTGCGCTGGCGGATCAAGCGGGCCTTCGACCGGGAGGGCATCGTCATCTCCGGCGGCACCCCGGGGGCCACGGTGACCGACCCCGCCGCGGTGGCCGCCGAGGGGGCCCCGGTCCCGGACGGCGCCGAGGAGAACGGCCCGGCGCCCGTGCAGCGCGCCACGTCCGTACCGCCGCCGGCCGCCGGCGAGCAGTGA